A genomic region of Saccopteryx bilineata isolate mSacBil1 chromosome 1, mSacBil1_pri_phased_curated, whole genome shotgun sequence contains the following coding sequences:
- the LOC136318840 gene encoding phospholipase A and acyltransferase 4-like, translated as MASSDCAEPEPGDLIEIFRIGYSHWAIYVGDGYVVHLTTPSEYPGAGSSSLFSVLSNRGVVKRELLTKVVGGCVYQINNYLDHKNKPLPVNKIISSAKEMIGKKMEYSVFSRNCEHFVTDLRYGKPQSQQVENFMVGAGVSALGTLAVVGYAIGKHRSQTQ; from the exons ATGGCCTCCTCC GATTGTGCAGAACCCGAGCCTGGAGACCTGATTGAGATTTTCCGCATTGGCTACTCGCACTGGGCCATCTATGTGGGAGATGGATACGTGGTCCATCTGACTACTCCAA GTGAGTACCCTGGAGCCGGTTCCTCCAGCCTCTTCTCCGTTCTGAGCAACAGAGGGGTGGTGAAAAGGGAGCTCCTGACCAAGGTGGTGGGGGGCTGTGTCTACCAGATCAACAACTACTTGGACCACAAGAACAAACCACTACCAGTGAACAAGATTATCAGTTCAGCAAAGGAGATGATTGGTAAGAAGATGGAGTACAGTGTATTCTCCAGGAACTGTGAGCACTTTGTCACCGATCTGAGATATGGCAAACCCCAAAGCCAGCAG GTAGAAAATTTCATGGTGGGAGCAGGTGTCAGTGCACTTGGCACTCTGGCTGTTGTTGGGTATGCTATCGGGAAGCACCGATCCCAAACCCAGTGA